The following are encoded in a window of Acidobacteriota bacterium genomic DNA:
- the nusA gene encoding transcription termination factor NusA — translation MASALYQQIELLSREKGIDPAIVVGAVEDAIVVATRKYYKSQENLRAELDKESGQIRAFAVKAIVDGSEQIEDANLQITLADAKKVDPNAEVGGEVRFYKATDVLGRIAAQLAKQVIFQKVREAERETVFNEYSGRANEVINATVKRVEGPDVIFDIGKAEARMPRKEQSRLESFAVGERVRVVLMRVEKNAKGPAVVVSRAAPELVQNLFQTEVPEIYDGTVVIRAIAREAGERTKIAVMSKDKDVDSVGACVGMKGMRVQSIIRELRGEKIDIIEYHEDAVTFAEKALQPAKVSRVSIVDSADKHLEVIVDDSQLSLAIGKKGQNVRLAAKLLGWKIDIKSEEEKRQEVEQQMAALVGTSTPLSNVTELGESLIDKLAVAGISTVESLADMTPEQLEEIPGIGPKTVEKISLAVNNYFASLESGEAAPPVAEGEATATAEGEAATAEVAVEGAEVEAVAEAGADVASEAAAALDTTLSGGLDAAPTTDVAGVKPEASEHEEAAATGQALEADAIAGVENAPPADVAEVHSHGDETPAPEETVEPEEK, via the coding sequence ATGGCGAGTGCCCTGTACCAACAGATCGAGTTGCTGAGCCGCGAAAAGGGGATCGATCCCGCGATCGTGGTGGGCGCGGTCGAAGATGCGATCGTGGTCGCGACGCGGAAGTACTACAAGTCGCAGGAGAATCTGCGCGCCGAACTCGACAAGGAGAGCGGCCAGATCCGCGCCTTCGCGGTGAAGGCGATCGTGGATGGGTCTGAGCAGATCGAGGATGCCAACCTGCAGATCACGCTGGCGGACGCGAAGAAAGTCGACCCCAACGCGGAAGTGGGCGGCGAAGTGCGTTTCTACAAAGCCACGGACGTGCTGGGCCGCATCGCGGCACAGCTGGCCAAGCAGGTCATCTTCCAGAAGGTGCGCGAGGCCGAGCGCGAGACGGTATTCAACGAGTACAGCGGGCGCGCGAACGAAGTGATCAATGCCACGGTGAAGCGGGTGGAAGGTCCGGACGTGATCTTCGATATCGGCAAGGCCGAAGCCCGCATGCCGCGCAAAGAGCAGTCGCGCCTGGAGTCGTTCGCGGTGGGCGAGCGCGTGCGCGTGGTGCTGATGCGCGTGGAGAAGAACGCGAAGGGCCCGGCGGTGGTGGTATCGCGCGCCGCGCCGGAGCTGGTGCAGAACCTGTTCCAGACGGAAGTGCCGGAGATCTACGACGGCACGGTCGTGATCCGCGCCATCGCACGTGAGGCGGGCGAGCGCACCAAGATCGCGGTGATGTCCAAAGACAAAGATGTGGATTCGGTGGGCGCGTGCGTGGGCATGAAGGGGATGCGCGTGCAGTCGATCATCCGCGAGCTGCGCGGCGAGAAGATCGACATCATCGAGTATCACGAGGATGCGGTCACGTTCGCGGAGAAGGCGTTGCAGCCGGCCAAGGTGAGCCGTGTCTCCATCGTGGATTCCGCCGACAAGCATCTGGAAGTGATCGTTGACGACTCCCAGTTGTCGCTGGCCATCGGCAAGAAGGGCCAGAACGTGCGCCTGGCGGCGAAGCTGCTGGGATGGAAGATCGACATCAAGAGCGAAGAAGAGAAGCGCCAGGAAGTGGAGCAGCAGATGGCTGCGCTGGTGGGGACTTCGACGCCACTCTCGAACGTGACCGAGCTGGGCGAGAGCCTGATCGACAAGCTGGCCGTGGCGGGCATAAGCACGGTGGAATCGCTCGCCGACATGACGCCGGAACAGCTCGAAGAGATCCCGGGTATCGGTCCTAAGACGGTGGAAAAGATCAGCTTGGCGGTAAATAACTACTTTGCCAGCCTGGAGTCCGGCGAAGCTGCGCCGCCAGTAGCGGAAGGCGAAGCTACGGCTACGGCCGAAGGCGAAGCGGCCACGGCGGAGGTTGCGGTCGAAGGCGCCGAGGTCGAAGCGGTGGCGGAAGCCGGCGCCGATGTTGCCAGTGAAGCTGCGGCCGCGCTGGACACCACGTTGTCGGGCGGGCTTGATGCCGCGCCGACGACAGACGTTGCCGGAGTGAAGCCCGAGGCCTCGGAGCATGAAGAGGCTGCTGCCACCGGACAGGCGCTCGAAGCCGACGCCATCGCGGGGGTGGAGAACGCTCCGCCGGCCGATGTGGCGGAAGTCCATAGTCACGGCGACGAAACTCCGGCGCCGGAAGAGACAGTGGAGCCCGAGGAAAAGTAG